The following coding sequences are from one Natrarchaeobaculum sulfurireducens window:
- a CDS encoding DUF7405 family protein codes for MRVPADDEPNDGGTSDRSRRAVLRAAVATGVSATVAACLEGESTVSAPDGVTDPASLPDRQHAWNDVLETDSDGNHRPPAHHVFLDLSLRREPDETARETVAAALQGVERSIAWAPDGILFTLGYTPAYFDRFDAALEEAVELPEPDPIVVLAAESDVTVDGTDALLHLASDDAAVVLAVEEALFGERETLNGHETSASLEDVFDRTSRRTGFVGPGLPADRQAGLEGIPDGEPVPEEAPFFMGFRSGFRESQATEDRVTIRDGAFAGGTTQHIETLELDLETWFDGSDHESRVARLFSPHHAQQEAVGEYGERLGTDARVAETADRIEDDARERGIVGHAQKLARAREDGDPVLLRRDVNTTDGDVCGLHFVSLQREIAEFIRVREAMVGEAFGQYGVGPRGGNGILQYLRLRRWGHSLVPPRRHRVLPSPNPET; via the coding sequence ATGCGAGTTCCAGCAGACGACGAACCGAACGACGGCGGGACGAGTGATCGATCGCGAAGGGCGGTCCTCCGTGCAGCGGTGGCGACCGGCGTGAGCGCTACGGTTGCGGCCTGCCTCGAGGGCGAGTCGACGGTCAGCGCACCCGATGGCGTCACGGACCCCGCGTCGCTTCCCGACCGACAACACGCCTGGAACGACGTCCTCGAGACGGACAGCGACGGAAATCACCGTCCGCCCGCCCACCACGTCTTCCTCGACCTGTCGTTGCGCCGCGAGCCGGACGAAACGGCTAGAGAAACCGTCGCGGCGGCGTTACAGGGCGTCGAACGGTCGATCGCGTGGGCCCCCGACGGCATCCTCTTCACGCTGGGTTATACGCCCGCGTACTTCGATCGCTTCGACGCCGCGCTCGAGGAGGCCGTCGAGTTGCCGGAGCCGGACCCGATCGTCGTCCTCGCCGCCGAGAGCGACGTGACGGTCGACGGGACGGACGCGCTGTTACATCTCGCGAGCGACGACGCTGCCGTGGTGCTCGCCGTCGAAGAGGCCCTGTTCGGAGAGCGCGAAACACTGAACGGACACGAAACGTCGGCCTCGCTCGAGGACGTGTTCGACCGAACGAGCCGTCGAACCGGGTTCGTGGGACCGGGGTTGCCAGCCGACCGACAGGCCGGGCTCGAGGGGATTCCCGACGGCGAGCCGGTCCCCGAGGAGGCCCCGTTTTTCATGGGGTTTCGCTCGGGCTTTCGGGAGAGTCAGGCGACCGAAGACCGGGTGACGATCCGTGACGGCGCGTTCGCCGGCGGGACGACCCAGCACATCGAGACCCTCGAACTCGACCTCGAGACCTGGTTCGACGGGAGCGACCACGAGAGCCGCGTCGCGCGGCTGTTCAGTCCACACCACGCCCAGCAGGAGGCCGTCGGCGAGTACGGCGAGCGATTGGGAACCGACGCCCGCGTCGCCGAAACCGCCGATCGAATCGAGGACGACGCCCGAGAGCGCGGCATCGTCGGCCACGCACAGAAACTCGCTCGAGCACGCGAAGACGGCGACCCCGTACTACTTCGCCGCGACGTCAACACGACAGACGGCGACGTCTGTGGTCTCCATTTCGTCTCACTCCAGCGAGAAATTGCCGAGTTTATCCGCGTTCGAGAGGCGATGGTCGGCGAAGCGTTCGGCCAGTATGGCGTCGGGCCCCGCGGGGGCAACGGTATCCTCCAGTATCTCCGACTCCGACGGTGGGGACACTCACTCGTCCCGCCACGACGGCATCGAGTGCTGCCCAGCCCCAACCCGGAGACGTAA
- a CDS encoding DUF7001 family protein, whose translation MDRLVCYRPPSTIAAREASASPQAANGVVDVDAIAAREASASPQAANGVVDVDAIADWIEPRIDAEVVVRDRFLDVYRTDDLAERFARARVLSPYDRETGNTMLGTIRYEARALDQPEREGGVLYDGVQLQRALNAALSSEERGLETLHVAILDRAIATWGDHDGRWHKRVSVLGQPAVLSVPGLYEAPAKPEVYYREQQRHAMISGDTPPREVLENQVDGEFLLEHDPRTTEALMGYVLQAYHYLETGEAFCDREGCRLFNAHYHEDLIDAQLRDPEFCPAHAERYALE comes from the coding sequence ATGGACCGTCTCGTCTGCTACCGGCCGCCGTCGACCATCGCCGCCAGGGAGGCGTCGGCGTCCCCTCAAGCGGCCAACGGCGTCGTCGACGTCGACGCCATCGCCGCCAGGGAGGCGTCGGCGTCCCCTCAAGCGGCCAACGGCGTCGTCGACGTCGACGCCATCGCCGACTGGATCGAGCCCCGCATCGACGCCGAGGTCGTCGTCCGGGATCGATTCCTCGACGTCTACCGGACCGACGACCTCGCCGAACGATTCGCCCGGGCGCGGGTGCTCTCGCCGTACGACCGCGAGACCGGCAACACCATGCTCGGAACGATCCGGTACGAAGCGCGCGCCCTCGACCAGCCCGAGCGCGAAGGCGGCGTCCTCTACGACGGCGTCCAGCTCCAGCGGGCGCTCAACGCTGCGCTCTCGAGCGAGGAACGCGGACTCGAGACGCTACACGTCGCCATCCTCGACCGGGCCATCGCTACCTGGGGCGACCACGACGGCCGCTGGCACAAGCGCGTAAGCGTGCTCGGCCAGCCCGCAGTGCTGTCGGTGCCCGGCCTCTATGAGGCACCCGCGAAACCGGAAGTGTACTACAGAGAACAGCAACGCCACGCCATGATCTCGGGTGATACGCCTCCACGAGAGGTGCTCGAGAATCAGGTCGACGGCGAGTTCCTGCTTGAACACGACCCTCGGACGACCGAGGCGCTCATGGGCTACGTCCTGCAGGCGTATCACTATCTCGAGACGGGCGAGGCCTTCTGTGACCGCGAGGGCTGTCGGCTGTTCAACGCTCACTACCACGAGGACCTGATCGACGCCCAGCTTCGCGACCCCGAGTTCTGTCCGGCCCACGCCGAACGGTACGCACTCGAGTAA
- the dcd gene encoding dCTP deaminase: MILSDADILDRLEAGDLVVDPLDDPELQIQPASVDLRLGREFLEFQRTNIPCIHPNSEHEVDEYVTETVVENGDDFILHPGDFVLGTTHERVEIPADLIAHVEGRSSLGRLAVVVHATAGLCDPGYRGQITLELSNLGTAPVALTPGMRISQLTFTELKTPAERPYGSERGSKYQDQDGPQASRIQSDDEFGGDQLERGD, encoded by the coding sequence ATGATCCTCTCCGATGCGGACATCCTCGACCGACTCGAGGCGGGCGACCTCGTCGTCGATCCACTCGACGATCCTGAACTACAGATTCAACCGGCGAGCGTCGACCTTCGACTCGGCCGGGAGTTCCTCGAGTTCCAGCGGACGAACATCCCCTGTATTCACCCCAACTCCGAGCACGAGGTCGACGAGTACGTCACCGAGACGGTCGTCGAGAACGGTGACGACTTCATCCTCCATCCTGGCGACTTCGTGCTCGGGACGACCCACGAACGCGTCGAGATCCCCGCGGACCTGATCGCCCACGTCGAGGGCCGCTCCTCGCTGGGGCGACTCGCCGTCGTCGTCCACGCCACCGCGGGACTGTGTGACCCCGGATACCGCGGCCAGATCACCCTCGAGCTCTCCAATCTGGGTACCGCGCCGGTCGCCCTCACGCCGGGTATGCGTATCTCACAGCTCACTTTCACCGAACTCAAGACGCCCGCCGAACGGCCCTACGGCAGCGAGCGCGGCTCGAAGTATCAGGACCAGGACGGTCCACAGGCCTCGCGCATCCAGAGCGACGACGAGTTCGGCGGCGACCAACTCGAGCGCGGCGACTGA
- a CDS encoding thiamine-phosphate synthase family protein — translation MQFVEEIVVDEFLPTVRSLLAGELRERGLTQSDVAAVLGISQSAVSKYAHGDVATNDRIAEDDRVETLVSELADGLASGAITPVQALIEIEVLIRDLESGGDVLAQLHEEAVPELADHGASFRIHDPESDLRTSERVLSSLRRGLRILENASGFAGLIPAVGSNLVACTPDAEDVDDVAGVPGRIFDVKGQATVPADPEFGVSEHVATVLLAAREQGADAAAATNVRYDPKLLAELVDRGHVTAEFDESADVGESVAEALAVDPDATVLYQTGGMGIEPLIYVLGPDAESVADTIRSLL, via the coding sequence ATGCAATTCGTCGAAGAGATCGTCGTCGACGAGTTCCTCCCGACGGTGCGGTCGCTGTTGGCCGGGGAACTCCGCGAGCGCGGGCTGACACAGAGCGACGTCGCGGCGGTGCTTGGCATCAGTCAGAGCGCCGTCTCGAAGTACGCCCACGGCGACGTCGCCACGAACGACCGGATCGCCGAAGACGACCGCGTCGAAACGCTCGTCTCGGAACTCGCCGACGGTCTCGCGTCGGGGGCGATTACTCCCGTTCAGGCGCTGATCGAGATCGAAGTCCTGATACGCGACCTCGAGAGCGGCGGTGACGTACTCGCCCAACTCCACGAAGAAGCGGTTCCGGAACTCGCAGACCACGGAGCCAGCTTTCGAATTCACGATCCCGAGAGCGACCTGCGAACGAGCGAACGCGTCCTCTCGTCGCTTCGGCGCGGCTTGCGCATCCTCGAGAACGCGAGCGGCTTCGCGGGTCTTATCCCGGCGGTCGGGTCGAACCTCGTCGCGTGTACGCCGGACGCCGAAGACGTCGACGACGTGGCCGGCGTTCCCGGGCGGATCTTCGACGTGAAGGGACAGGCGACGGTGCCCGCCGACCCGGAGTTTGGCGTCTCCGAACACGTGGCGACGGTGTTGCTTGCCGCCCGTGAACAGGGTGCAGATGCCGCCGCTGCGACTAACGTCCGATACGACCCGAAACTGCTCGCAGAACTGGTCGACCGCGGCCACGTCACCGCCGAGTTCGACGAGTCAGCGGACGTCGGTGAGAGCGTCGCCGAGGCGCTCGCGGTCGACCCCGACGCGACCGTGCTGTACCAGACCGGTGGGATGGGTATCGAACCGCTGATTTACGTCCTGGGGCCGGACGCCGAGTCGGTCGCGGACACGATTCGCTCGCTGCTTTGA
- the udk gene encoding uridine kinase, whose translation MSIPSFAIGIAGGTGAGKTTVSRNVADAVGEPVTRLPLDNYYEDLSHLPFDKRESVNYDHPSAFEWDLLYDHLESLLLGQPIEMPQYDFEVHNRTDERITVEPTDVIVLEGILALYDDRIREMLDLRVYVMTDADVRILRRIERDVVDRGRDLEGVIEQYLETVKPMHERFVAPTRKNADVIIPEGANRMAVDLLIDKIEAELDDDRADRRRELSFDSSSLE comes from the coding sequence ATGAGTATCCCGTCGTTCGCGATCGGCATCGCCGGCGGCACGGGTGCCGGGAAGACGACGGTCTCGCGCAACGTGGCGGACGCCGTCGGCGAACCCGTCACGCGACTCCCGCTCGACAATTACTACGAGGACCTCTCCCATCTCCCGTTCGACAAGCGGGAGTCGGTCAACTACGACCACCCCTCGGCGTTCGAGTGGGACCTCCTGTACGACCACCTCGAGTCGTTGTTGCTGGGCCAGCCGATCGAGATGCCCCAGTACGACTTCGAGGTGCACAATCGGACGGACGAGCGCATCACCGTCGAGCCGACCGACGTGATCGTTCTCGAGGGAATTCTCGCGCTGTATGACGACCGAATCCGCGAGATGCTCGATCTGCGGGTGTACGTGATGACCGACGCCGACGTCCGTATCCTCCGACGGATCGAACGCGACGTCGTCGATCGCGGCCGTGATCTCGAGGGCGTCATCGAACAGTACCTCGAGACGGTCAAGCCGATGCACGAACGGTTCGTCGCGCCGACGCGTAAGAACGCCGACGTGATTATCCCCGAGGGAGCAAACCGGATGGCCGTCGATCTCCTGATCGACAAGATCGAAGCCGAACTCGACGACGACCGGGCCGATCGACGGCGTGAACTGTCGTTCGATTCGTCATCGCTCGAGTAA
- a CDS encoding acyl-CoA thioesterase gives MSDPFTVDVPVRYRDLDPLDHVNNAVYVSYLETARVAFLEEALEIPAEDVPFVIANLEIDYKQPIVADDEPTVALWVTDLGDSSCTMGYEIRVDDGVAATAETTMVHVDPDAKRPTPLPERARASLLELGDLETTA, from the coding sequence ATGAGTGACCCGTTTACCGTCGACGTTCCCGTTCGATACCGCGACCTCGACCCCCTCGATCACGTCAACAACGCCGTCTACGTCAGCTATCTCGAGACGGCCCGCGTGGCGTTTCTCGAGGAAGCCCTCGAAATCCCTGCCGAGGACGTCCCGTTCGTCATTGCGAACCTCGAAATCGACTACAAGCAGCCGATCGTCGCGGACGACGAGCCGACGGTCGCCCTCTGGGTCACCGACCTCGGCGACTCGAGCTGTACGATGGGCTACGAGATTCGCGTCGACGACGGCGTCGCGGCGACTGCCGAGACGACGATGGTCCACGTCGACCCCGACGCGAAACGACCGACGCCGCTACCCGAACGGGCTCGAGCGTCGCTACTCGAACTCGGCGACCTCGAGACGACAGCCTGA
- the pth2 gene encoding peptidyl-tRNA hydrolase Pth2 yields MKQAIVARTDVGMGQGKLAAQVAHASLSAYEKADSQLRDQWKRGGQKKVVLKGESERQLHELAAIADSDGIPNAVVRDAGHTQLEPGTVTALAVGPAADDRVDRVTGELSLF; encoded by the coding sequence ATGAAACAGGCCATCGTCGCCCGCACGGACGTCGGGATGGGCCAGGGAAAGCTCGCTGCGCAGGTCGCCCACGCCTCGCTGTCGGCCTACGAAAAGGCAGACAGTCAGCTTCGCGACCAGTGGAAACGCGGCGGCCAGAAGAAAGTCGTTCTCAAAGGAGAGAGCGAACGCCAACTGCACGAACTCGCTGCGATCGCCGACAGCGACGGGATCCCCAACGCGGTCGTCCGCGACGCCGGCCACACCCAGCTCGAGCCGGGAACCGTCACCGCACTCGCTGTCGGTCCCGCAGCGGACGACCGTGTCGATCGGGTGACGGGAGAACTCTCGTTGTTTTAA
- a CDS encoding 7-carboxy-7-deazaguanine synthase QueE, translating into MPVSDSVDRPPIESDDAHPTAGDGLPINELFYSLQGEGILAGVPSVFVRTSGCNLRCWFCDSYHTSWEPTHAWRSLEEIIADVKRYDADHVVLTGGEPLLHQESVTLLEALDDRGYHTTVETNGTIYRDAPIDLASISPKLASSTPTPERVPEGSDSSGWGDRHERDRIDIEALAQLVESYPFQLKFVVADDEDMPEITELLTTLRAAASVTIPDDRILLMPEGATRERLAETRTRVADLALAHGFRYTPRLHVDLWNDAPET; encoded by the coding sequence ATGCCGGTCTCCGATTCGGTCGATCGACCGCCGATCGAGAGCGACGACGCGCATCCGACAGCAGGCGACGGCCTCCCGATCAACGAACTGTTCTACTCCCTGCAGGGAGAGGGAATCCTCGCGGGAGTCCCGTCGGTGTTCGTCCGTACGAGCGGCTGTAACCTCCGATGCTGGTTCTGTGATTCCTATCACACGTCCTGGGAGCCGACGCACGCGTGGCGTTCGCTCGAAGAGATTATCGCGGACGTAAAACGTTACGACGCCGACCACGTCGTTCTGACGGGTGGCGAACCGCTACTTCACCAGGAAAGCGTTACACTGCTCGAGGCACTCGACGACCGCGGCTATCATACCACCGTCGAGACCAACGGGACTATCTATCGCGACGCACCGATCGACCTCGCATCGATCAGCCCGAAACTCGCGAGCAGTACGCCGACCCCCGAGCGTGTCCCCGAGGGAAGCGACTCGAGTGGATGGGGCGACCGCCACGAACGCGATCGAATCGACATCGAGGCGCTCGCCCAACTGGTCGAGAGCTACCCGTTCCAGCTGAAGTTCGTCGTGGCCGATGACGAGGATATGCCAGAGATCACCGAACTCCTGACGACGCTTCGTGCGGCCGCGAGCGTCACGATTCCTGACGACCGTATCCTCCTGATGCCGGAAGGCGCAACCCGTGAACGCCTCGCCGAGACGCGCACTCGAGTCGCAGACCTCGCGTTAGCACACGGTTTTCGCTACACGCCGCGACTTCACGTCGATCTCTGGAACGACGCACCCGAGACCTGA
- a CDS encoding 6-pyruvoyl trahydropterin synthase family protein — translation MTDSVVGSDRESTVGSTTDAAVVGATRTLRVGHDRPIRISAGHRLLHHDGKCSRPHGHNYEVTVTVDGQLTEEGWIADKGDITAVIDEWDHMFLLEAGDPLVDAFEAAGDADGVVVLEHPPTAEVMSVILERKLLDALPETVTDVAVEVSETSELCGGGPI, via the coding sequence ATGACAGACAGCGTAGTAGGGTCCGACCGTGAGTCAACCGTCGGGTCGACCACGGACGCAGCCGTCGTCGGAGCCACCCGGACGCTCCGTGTCGGCCACGATCGTCCCATCAGGATCAGTGCTGGACACCGGCTGTTACACCACGACGGCAAATGCTCGCGCCCCCACGGCCACAACTACGAGGTCACGGTTACCGTGGACGGACAGCTAACCGAGGAGGGGTGGATCGCGGACAAAGGCGATATTACTGCAGTTATCGACGAGTGGGACCACATGTTCTTGCTCGAGGCGGGTGACCCCCTCGTCGACGCCTTCGAGGCGGCTGGCGACGCTGACGGCGTCGTCGTGCTCGAGCATCCACCGACGGCCGAGGTGATGAGCGTGATCCTCGAGCGTAAACTCCTAGACGCATTGCCCGAGACCGTCACCGACGTCGCGGTCGAGGTGAGCGAAACCAGCGAACTCTGTGGCGGTGGACCGATCTGA
- a CDS encoding winged helix-turn-helix domain-containing protein — MSRSDRNDGNSRTVLSALGNKYSAEILCAAGTPKSAQTLSEDIEIPIATCYRRIEELVDAGLLTCEGRRLSEEGRRTNIYRRTLDEIEIDFGGETPCVSQKRRTEAKNRLQDQFQG; from the coding sequence ATGTCCCGTTCGGATCGAAACGATGGCAACTCGAGAACTGTTCTCTCTGCGCTGGGGAACAAGTATAGCGCAGAGATTTTGTGTGCAGCCGGAACACCAAAATCAGCACAGACGCTGAGCGAGGACATCGAGATCCCGATTGCAACGTGCTATCGGCGAATCGAAGAACTCGTTGACGCTGGCCTGCTGACCTGCGAGGGTCGTCGACTCTCCGAGGAGGGTCGTCGAACGAACATCTACCGGCGAACACTCGACGAAATCGAGATCGATTTCGGCGGCGAGACACCATGCGTGTCTCAGAAACGCCGAACCGAAGCGAAGAATAGACTTCAGGATCAGTTTCAGGGATAG
- the queC gene encoding 7-cyano-7-deazaguanine synthase QueC: MANEPNATTTDSQPSVDDSSGKRAVVLLSGGMDSATAAYEARARGYDLYALHTSYGQRTEDRELECARRLADDLDAVDVLCVETGHLAAIGASSLTDDELAVDDADLESDEIPDTYVPFRNANLLSMAVSYAEANDCEAVFIGAHSEDFAGYPDCRPAFFDAFERVVEVGTKPDTDIAIETPFVDASKTEIAARGLDLEVPFEHTWSCYRADEPACGTCDSCGLRLQAFQRNGVRDPISYAERPSYVDAE; encoded by the coding sequence ATGGCCAACGAACCCAACGCGACGACGACCGACTCACAGCCATCCGTCGACGACTCGAGCGGCAAGCGAGCCGTCGTACTGCTCTCCGGCGGGATGGACAGCGCAACCGCCGCCTACGAGGCCCGTGCTCGCGGGTACGATCTCTATGCCCTGCATACGTCCTACGGCCAGCGGACCGAGGATCGCGAACTCGAATGTGCCCGCCGGCTGGCCGACGACCTCGACGCTGTCGACGTCCTGTGTGTCGAGACCGGCCACCTCGCCGCGATCGGGGCCTCGAGTCTCACCGACGACGAACTGGCAGTCGACGACGCCGACCTCGAAAGCGACGAGATCCCTGACACCTACGTGCCGTTTCGGAACGCAAACCTGCTCTCGATGGCGGTTTCGTACGCGGAGGCGAACGACTGCGAAGCCGTGTTTATCGGCGCTCACAGTGAAGACTTCGCTGGCTATCCCGACTGTCGACCCGCCTTTTTCGACGCGTTCGAGCGAGTGGTCGAGGTCGGTACCAAACCAGACACCGACATCGCGATCGAGACTCCGTTCGTCGACGCCTCCAAGACCGAAATCGCTGCCCGTGGGCTGGACCTCGAGGTCCCCTTCGAACACACCTGGAGCTGTTACCGCGCGGATGAACCCGCCTGTGGAACCTGTGACTCCTGTGGGCTTCGGCTTCAGGCGTTTCAGCGAAACGGCGTTCGTGACCCGATCTCGTACGCCGAGCGACCGTCGTACGTCGACGCCGAGTGA
- a CDS encoding IS1595 family transposase: MIPLDVFGSESVAADLLQQVRWRNGVTCPRCRSDLAVKNGSYGHFQRYLCKNCDRTFNDKTGTIFAHSKVALRKWLFSIYAFLRFNTSLRQLQLEIDVQYKTIYQRVERFTKALDARSLDLVGSVEIDEIYVSAGLKGRERDQESRSRGLSTRGRGSYDQDKPPVFTIVDRGTGDRYVIPAKSADESTIRLLLANREKEPLTIYTDGFRAYDPLAEDDAFDREYVVHGDGEYADKDVHVNTCESHGSLLRPWFSPHRGISKDKLTQYLRAFQLRRKLLRKPGREALKHAVKATL, from the coding sequence ATGATTCCGCTAGATGTGTTTGGGTCGGAATCGGTCGCAGCGGACCTGTTGCAGCAGGTTCGCTGGCGTAACGGTGTTACTTGCCCTCGCTGCCGTTCTGACCTGGCGGTCAAGAACGGCAGCTATGGGCACTTTCAGCGCTATCTCTGTAAGAATTGCGACCGCACGTTCAACGACAAGACCGGCACGATCTTTGCCCATTCGAAGGTCGCGCTCAGGAAGTGGCTGTTCTCGATTTACGCATTTCTCCGGTTTAACACGAGTCTTCGCCAACTTCAGCTAGAGATCGATGTTCAGTACAAAACGATCTACCAGCGCGTCGAGCGCTTCACGAAGGCGCTCGACGCCCGGTCACTCGACCTCGTCGGGTCGGTCGAAATCGACGAGATCTACGTTTCTGCAGGGTTGAAAGGCCGCGAGCGCGACCAAGAGTCGCGCTCGCGTGGCCTGTCCACGCGTGGGCGAGGATCGTACGACCAGGACAAACCGCCGGTGTTCACGATCGTCGATCGTGGTACCGGCGATCGGTACGTGATCCCAGCGAAATCCGCCGATGAATCGACTATTCGGCTCCTTCTCGCAAACCGCGAGAAGGAGCCACTGACCATCTACACGGACGGATTTCGTGCCTACGATCCGCTGGCCGAGGACGACGCATTCGACCGCGAATACGTCGTCCACGGCGACGGCGAATACGCCGACAAAGACGTTCACGTCAACACCTGCGAGAGCCACGGATCGCTGCTGCGACCGTGGTTCTCGCCTCATCGAGGCATCTCAAAAGATAAGCTCACACAGTATCTCCGAGCGTTCCAACTTCGACGAAAACTACTGCGGAAACCAGGGCGAGAGGCACTCAAACACGCTGTCAAAGCTACGCTGTGA
- a CDS encoding thioredoxin domain-containing protein: MDYTRRSFLGTAAASGAVVGLAGCLGGGETPDPPVAGDPDADVTVTVYEDFSCQFCRDFKEDVYPQLEAEYLEPGRIRYEHRDFPIVDEWSWSVADAAREIYETEGDDAFFAFADEIYEHMGAYSYDDIESVADDIGADGAAVREAAEQETHRSTIEAAQSYGQSNGVEGTPTVHINGDPVDLQAIAFDQVAVPIEQALEE, encoded by the coding sequence ATGGACTACACGCGGCGATCGTTCCTCGGAACCGCAGCAGCTTCCGGCGCTGTGGTCGGGCTCGCGGGCTGTCTCGGAGGCGGTGAGACCCCTGACCCGCCCGTCGCAGGCGACCCCGACGCGGACGTGACGGTGACGGTGTACGAAGACTTCTCCTGTCAGTTCTGTCGGGATTTCAAAGAAGACGTCTATCCACAGCTCGAGGCCGAGTACCTCGAGCCGGGTCGGATTCGGTACGAACACCGGGACTTTCCCATCGTCGACGAGTGGTCGTGGTCCGTTGCCGACGCCGCCCGGGAGATCTACGAAACCGAGGGTGACGACGCGTTCTTCGCGTTCGCCGACGAAATCTACGAACACATGGGCGCTTACTCCTACGACGACATCGAGTCCGTCGCGGACGACATCGGAGCCGACGGCGCGGCCGTCCGCGAGGCGGCCGAGCAGGAGACCCACCGGTCGACGATCGAAGCCGCCCAGTCGTACGGGCAGTCGAACGGCGTCGAAGGAACGCCGACCGTCCACATCAACGGCGACCCCGTCGACCTCCAGGCGATCGCGTTCGATCAGGTCGCCGTCCCGATCGAGCAGGCACTCGAGGAGTAG
- a CDS encoding class I SAM-dependent methyltransferase, translating to MDRMTIRDRVGMDDETAQEFYGRWASLYDLIARYTPGISHLRRRAAAACRLEPGDTVVEMGCGTGTNLPYLREQVGPDGVVVGIDFTGPVLERARDHTSEYDNVHVVRGDATRPPLGLSEETPLEEPAIDAILATFVVGMLEDPSGAVDDWCDLVGPDGHVVLANAARSDEWYAPPVNAVFRAIVVLSTPPTTTLRYETDPHLRLDRKIDAAHARLRERSAAIADETHVFGVVRLTGGRLA from the coding sequence ATGGATCGGATGACGATTCGCGACCGCGTCGGGATGGACGACGAAACCGCCCAGGAGTTCTATGGCCGCTGGGCCAGCCTTTATGACCTGATCGCTCGATATACGCCGGGAATTTCTCACCTGCGACGGCGGGCGGCGGCCGCCTGTCGACTCGAGCCCGGCGATACCGTCGTCGAGATGGGCTGTGGAACGGGCACAAATCTGCCGTATCTACGCGAGCAGGTCGGCCCCGACGGCGTCGTGGTTGGAATCGACTTCACGGGGCCCGTCCTCGAGCGCGCCCGCGACCATACGAGCGAGTACGACAACGTTCACGTCGTCCGGGGCGACGCGACGCGGCCACCGCTCGGGCTGTCCGAGGAGACGCCGCTCGAGGAGCCGGCGATCGACGCAATCCTCGCGACGTTCGTCGTTGGGATGCTCGAGGACCCGTCCGGTGCGGTCGACGACTGGTGTGACCTCGTCGGCCCTGATGGCCACGTCGTCCTCGCGAACGCTGCCCGCAGCGACGAGTGGTACGCGCCGCCGGTCAACGCCGTCTTCCGGGCGATCGTCGTGCTCTCGACGCCGCCGACGACGACGCTCCGCTACGAGACTGATCCACATCTGCGACTCGACAGGAAAATCGACGCCGCTCACGCCCGACTCCGGGAGCGGTCGGCCGCCATCGCCGACGAGACACACGTCTTCGGCGTCGTGAGATTGACTGGGGGACGACTCGCCTAG
- a CDS encoding competence/damage-inducible protein A, which produces MNVAIVTVGDELLAGRTTNTNATWLCERLADRGVGVERVTTVPDRIGDIARVVNEYRAEYDAVLVTGGLGPTHDDVTMEAVAAALGRSMEEHEDALRWLEDSGYSRNDLTEGTTELPAGARALHNEVGVAPGAALEGIYVLPGVPAEMKAMFEGIEPEFSGTPTYREVVVADEPESALLGRLAELRERFDVSVGSYPGESVRIAIESADEATTAEATAWLRDRVEKV; this is translated from the coding sequence ATGAACGTCGCAATCGTAACGGTCGGCGACGAGTTGCTCGCCGGTCGGACGACGAATACGAACGCCACGTGGCTCTGTGAGCGGCTAGCCGACCGTGGCGTCGGCGTCGAGCGGGTCACGACCGTTCCAGACCGGATCGGAGACATCGCCCGCGTTGTCAACGAGTACCGCGCCGAGTACGACGCCGTACTCGTCACGGGCGGACTCGGGCCCACACACGACGACGTCACGATGGAGGCCGTCGCAGCTGCCCTTGGCCGGTCGATGGAAGAACACGAAGACGCGCTTCGCTGGCTCGAGGACTCGGGGTATTCCCGGAACGACCTCACCGAAGGGACGACGGAGCTTCCGGCGGGGGCCCGGGCGCTACACAACGAGGTCGGCGTCGCTCCAGGGGCCGCACTCGAGGGAATCTACGTCTTACCCGGCGTACCGGCGGAGATGAAAGCGATGTTCGAGGGGATCGAACCCGAGTTTTCTGGGACGCCGACTTACCGTGAAGTCGTCGTCGCAGACGAACCCGAAAGTGCATTACTCGGCCGACTTGCGGAGTTACGCGAGCGATTCGACGTCTCGGTCGGAAGTTATCCGGGCGAGAGCGTCCGAATCGCGATCGAGAGTGCGGACGAAGCGACCACAGCCGAGGCTACAGCGTGGCTTCGTGATCGCGTCGAGAAGGTGTAG